A region of Sulfurimonas sp. DNA encodes the following proteins:
- a CDS encoding nitrous oxide reductase family maturation protein NosD — translation MLKFFVLFYFIFSSFLNANILQDAIDNAPEGSILRLPAGIYKGNITITKPITIIGKEDGVVIDAEGKGTVITIKSSYVTLKNLRITNSGDRHENLDSAISISEGKHCEISNCVIDDCLFGIDMQMISNSIISNNKITSKDLDLGLRGDGLRLWYSNDNIIKNNSLVKSRDMVVWYSHGNEIVDNSGEHGRYSLHFMHAGKNIVKNNHYKFNSVGIFFMYSKDTIATGNTVRSSLGATGMGIGLKDVSNFTLKDNSIIYCAQGIYIDRSPFEPDAKNWLIGNKFLYNAEAIHFHSLSENNILKNNVILGNIEDVVNDSRGAKTNKNDISENYWDNYAGFDRDGDNVGDTPHRVYQYADQLWVYNPNVKFFYGSPVISLLNFLAKLAPFTKPIFLFEDEKPIVKLH, via the coding sequence ATGCTCAAATTCTTTGTCCTTTTTTATTTTATTTTTTCTAGCTTCTTAAATGCTAATATACTCCAAGATGCAATTGATAATGCTCCTGAAGGCTCTATCCTAAGACTTCCAGCTGGAATATACAAAGGAAATATAACTATTACAAAACCTATAACAATTATAGGAAAAGAAGATGGTGTAGTTATAGACGCTGAGGGAAAAGGCACTGTTATTACTATAAAAAGTTCTTATGTGACTCTCAAAAACCTAAGAATAACAAATAGTGGCGATAGACATGAAAATTTGGATTCTGCAATATCTATATCAGAAGGAAAACATTGTGAAATAAGTAATTGTGTTATTGATGATTGTCTTTTTGGTATAGATATGCAAATGATAAGTAACTCCATAATTTCAAACAATAAAATAACTTCAAAAGATTTGGATTTAGGACTTCGTGGAGATGGTCTAAGACTTTGGTATTCAAATGATAATATCATAAAAAACAACTCTTTAGTGAAATCTAGAGATATGGTCGTTTGGTATTCTCATGGAAATGAAATAGTTGACAACAGTGGTGAACATGGAAGATACTCTCTACATTTTATGCACGCTGGTAAAAATATAGTAAAAAACAACCATTATAAATTTAATAGTGTTGGTATATTTTTCATGTATTCAAAAGACACTATAGCAACAGGTAATACTGTTAGAAGTTCTTTAGGTGCAACAGGCATGGGGATTGGTTTAAAAGATGTTTCAAATTTTACACTAAAAGACAATAGTATAATTTACTGTGCGCAAGGCATATATATAGATAGATCACCTTTTGAACCAGATGCAAAAAACTGGTTAATTGGAAACAAGTTTTTATACAATGCAGAAGCTATACATTTTCATTCATTAAGTGAGAATAATATTCTTAAAAATAATGTTATATTAGGAAATATTGAAGATGTTGTAAATGATAGTAGAGGTGCAAAGACTAATAAAAATGATATATCAGAGAACTATTGGGACAACTATGCTGGATTTGATAGAGATGGAGATAATGTAGGAGATACTCCTCATAGAGTATATCAATATGCAGACCAACTTTGGGTATATAACCCTAATGTAAAATTTTTTTATGGAAGTCCTGTTATTTCTTTACTAAATTTTTTAGCAAAATTAGCTCCATTTACAAAACCTATCTTCTTATTTGAAGATGAAAAGCCAATAGTTAAATTACACTAA
- a CDS encoding 4Fe-4S dicluster domain-containing protein, with product MAKLQTDRRKFVKYSTLGILGLVLGGGILFSPYPLRAENRLRPPGAVNEKDFLALCIKCGQCLQVCPYHSIELADFTKGHGVGTPFIDANVRACYACEAVPCVLACPSGALDHNCEKAEDIHMGIAVLEFPDTCIAITNTPIPSGFNDKMHKFHNSVNNLTEYEEKMLAKFDEFEGKQCTLCADMCPIPNPINAISMINDGNGKRPEIYDGCIGCGVCQEVCPTTIPSIVVKPRVTYEQYYENRT from the coding sequence ATGGCAAAACTACAAACTGACAGAAGAAAGTTTGTTAAGTATTCTACACTTGGAATATTAGGATTGGTATTAGGTGGAGGAATATTATTTTCACCATACCCTCTAAGAGCAGAAAACAGACTTCGTCCTCCAGGTGCAGTAAATGAAAAAGATTTTTTAGCACTTTGTATAAAATGCGGTCAATGTCTTCAGGTTTGTCCTTATCACTCTATAGAATTAGCTGACTTCACAAAAGGTCATGGAGTTGGAACTCCTTTTATAGATGCTAATGTTAGAGCTTGTTATGCTTGTGAAGCTGTTCCTTGTGTTCTTGCATGTCCAAGTGGAGCGCTTGATCATAATTGTGAAAAAGCAGAAGATATACACATGGGAATAGCTGTTTTAGAATTTCCAGATACCTGTATAGCAATAACAAATACGCCTATTCCATCTGGATTCAATGATAAAATGCATAAATTTCATAACTCTGTGAATAACTTAACAGAATATGAAGAAAAAATGCTTGCAAAATTTGATGAATTTGAAGGTAAGCAATGTACACTATGTGCAGATATGTGCCCAATACCAAATCCAATTAATGCTATTTCTATGATTAACGATGGAAATGGAAAACGCCCAGAAATTTATGATGGCTGTATAGGCTGTGGAGTTTGTCAAGAAGTTTGTCCGACTACAATCCCATCAATAGTTGTGAAACCAAGAGTTACATATGAACAATACTACGAAAACAGAACTTAG
- a CDS encoding c-type cytochrome — MKNIIVGFLTLVVVALAVFTAMDDPVYHGGNHAKVIKDFGDTDNGFTKVEEKSNREKENDALNALRDKAGNAGAFKVSREYKSKCSACHGVNGSGFQNGKAMMGPKLFGQSEEKIYTDLADFKAGRKQNIIMKGLLIKLQDADLKRLAKEIGEFPAKAKEQKK; from the coding sequence ATGAAAAATATAATTGTAGGATTTTTAACACTTGTCGTCGTTGCATTGGCTGTGTTTACTGCTATGGACGACCCTGTTTATCATGGTGGGAATCATGCTAAAGTTATTAAAGATTTTGGAGATACAGATAATGGTTTTACAAAAGTAGAAGAAAAATCTAACAGAGAAAAAGAAAATGATGCATTAAATGCTCTTAGAGATAAGGCAGGTAATGCGGGTGCCTTTAAAGTAAGTAGAGAATACAAAAGTAAATGTTCTGCTTGTCACGGTGTTAATGGTTCAGGCTTCCAAAATGGCAAAGCGATGATGGGACCTAAACTTTTTGGTCAAAGTGAAGAAAAAATTTATACAGATTTAGCAGACTTTAAAGCTGGAAGAAAACAAAATATTATAATGAAAGGTCTTCTTATAAAACTTCAAGATGCTGATTTAAAAAGATTAGCAAAAGAAATTGGAGAATTCCCAGCGAAAGCCAAAGAGCAAAAGAAATAA
- a CDS encoding NapH/MauN family ferredoxin-type protein, with amino-acid sequence MDKYNNKETIKNTSFWSTFFDVTKDGKSKFSYRMKRWILVIAIHLLFFLSFFIDLQILEGTLSGSRFLGFHMIDPYMTMEVFLATFHLPINIIIGTSTIVIVYLMVGGRSYCSWVCPYGILSEIGEKWHNTLVNKKIIKSRKFDHRVRHIFWTIFLILSFTSGFIVFETINVVGILSRMMAYGWSLALIWVLLVLIMEVFFSRRAWCTYICPIGTTYGYIGKVSALRIEWNDSCDSCMVCHDVCFEPQVLEITKAKYKKQIDEKNITDAYITGADCTLCGRCVDVCHEDALKFDFRLKSLV; translated from the coding sequence ATGGATAAGTATAACAACAAAGAGACTATAAAAAATACTTCTTTTTGGTCTACATTTTTTGATGTAACAAAAGATGGAAAGTCAAAATTTAGTTATAGAATGAAAAGATGGATTCTTGTTATTGCAATTCATCTATTATTTTTCTTATCATTTTTTATTGATTTACAGATACTTGAGGGAACATTAAGTGGTTCTAGATTTTTGGGCTTTCATATGATTGACCCTTATATGACTATGGAAGTGTTTTTAGCAACCTTTCATTTACCTATAAACATAATAATTGGGACTAGTACTATTGTTATTGTCTATCTCATGGTTGGTGGAAGGAGCTACTGCTCTTGGGTTTGTCCTTATGGTATACTTAGTGAAATTGGTGAAAAATGGCATAATACTTTGGTAAATAAAAAAATCATTAAAAGTAGAAAGTTTGATCATAGAGTAAGACATATCTTTTGGACAATATTTTTGATTCTTTCTTTTACTAGTGGTTTTATTGTATTTGAAACTATCAATGTTGTTGGTATTTTGAGTAGAATGATGGCATATGGTTGGAGTTTAGCACTTATTTGGGTTCTATTAGTATTAATTATGGAAGTTTTCTTCTCTCGTCGTGCTTGGTGTACATATATTTGTCCTATTGGTACTACTTATGGATATATCGGTAAAGTTTCGGCTCTAAGAATTGAGTGGAATGATAGCTGTGATAGCTGTATGGTTTGTCATGATGTGTGTTTTGAACCTCAAGTCTTAGAAATAACTAAGGCAAAGTATAAAAAACAAATAGATGAAAAGAATATAACAGATGCCTATATAACAGGGGCTGACTGTACTCTTTGTGGTAGATGTGTAGATGTTTGCCATGAAGACGCACTTAAATTTGATTTTAGATTAAAAAGCTTGGTATAA
- a CDS encoding ABC transporter ATP-binding protein, with amino-acid sequence MIKINNLTKKFASHISLDNISCEFHKNESIALMGANGAGKTTLIRSILGYYHPDAGEVLINGLSPIKQRIEVLKEISFVPQLPPPIKLSISELIQYISISADVEKDKIIHYANEMKLDINSNMHKSFFKLSGGMKQKLLIAISIAKKSNIIIYDEPTANLDPVARDDFYRLLKQNEEEKVLLFVTHRLEEVKDLVNRQIYMDLGKIVSDEKV; translated from the coding sequence ATGATAAAAATAAATAACTTAACAAAAAAATTTGCTTCACATATTTCACTTGATAATATTAGTTGTGAATTTCACAAAAATGAATCTATTGCACTAATGGGTGCCAATGGTGCTGGAAAAACAACTCTTATTCGTTCTATTTTGGGTTATTATCATCCAGATGCTGGTGAAGTCCTAATAAATGGACTAAGCCCAATAAAACAGAGGATAGAAGTATTAAAAGAGATTAGTTTTGTTCCTCAACTTCCACCTCCAATCAAGTTAAGTATAAGTGAGCTTATACAGTATATTTCGATAAGTGCTGATGTTGAAAAAGACAAAATAATACACTATGCAAATGAGATGAAACTTGATATTAACTCAAATATGCATAAATCATTTTTTAAACTTAGTGGTGGAATGAAGCAAAAGTTACTTATTGCGATTTCTATTGCAAAAAAGAGTAATATCATCATTTACGATGAACCAACAGCCAACTTAGACCCAGTGGCAAGAGATGATTTTTATAGACTTTTGAAGCAAAATGAAGAAGAAAAAGTTCTTCTTTTTGTTACTCATAGACTAGAAGAAGTAAAAGACTTAGTAAATAGACAAATATATATGGACCTTGGTAAAATAGTATCAGATGAAAAAGTTTAG